In Methanoregula formicica SMSP, the DNA window AGATGCTGGAACCCTGCCCTGCTGCAGACTCCAACACCCTATTTTGTCATCTGCATCACATAGTATCGTAACCATGGCATATGACCGGATTCCTATTGGCAGGTTCTCTCTCATCACCCTGCTCAGCCAGAAAGCGCTTCGCCTCTATGATGAGCGAGGGCTGCTTGTGCCGAAGGCAAAAGACCTCTGTTCCGGCTACCGGTATTATTCCGGAGCCCAGATTGCGCGAGGCGTGTCTATAAAGACGCTCTGTGGTCTGGGATTCCCGTTACACGAGATCGAAATACTCCTTGACGCAAAGGAGCGGCGGGATACGGCCACCATCCGGCGGCTCTTCGAGAGGCGCCGCAAGGAAATCCGGTCCGAGGTCAAACGGTTACAACAGATTGAGGTTATCCTCGAAACCGAGGAGGCCTCGCTGGAGCTGATCTACATGTCACTCACTGAACCAGTTATCAAGGAAGTAGCCTCCCAGCGGATTGTGGGAAAGAGAGGTACCGGCCCGTATGGAAAAACGATCTCCCGGCTCATGCCGGCACTCTGCAGCCAGATCCTCTCGGAAGAGAACCAGAACGTGAAGGTTACGGGGCCGTTCATGACGCTCTATTATGACAGCGAGTACCGTGAAAAGGATGCCACCATGGAATGTGCAGCTCCGGTAACCTGACGGATTGTCCTCACCGATCCAGAAATGGAAGTCACAACCCTCATGGGAGGGAAATGCCTTTCGCTTATCCACAAAGGATCGTACACGAAGCTGCACGAGGCGTGGAGCCGGATCGGCGCTTATGCCGAAGAGCGGGAGTTCGTTGCGTGTAGTTACCACCGGGAGGTGTATCTTTAGGACCCGGATACTGTTCCTGATGAGGAGCTCCTCACCGAACTCCAGATCCCAATCGATATGGAGACCCACCGGGCCGTGCACTGATCGGCAGGAAACCTACCGTACTGTCGTGGGCGGTTACTGAGGTTAAAGAGGGGGAGCGGAATAATGGCGGGAATGGCTGGCAGCAGAGATCCTGAATGATCCCTTGGGGACCAGGATCTCGAACCGGGCGCCCCTGCCATACTCGCCTACCTCACGGATAGTAAGGCCCGTGATCCCGAGTGCCTCCTGCACGAGGAACAGGCCAAGCCCGGTATGCTTTCCCACACCCTTCTGGAAGATCCGCTGCTTGTCGCCGTTGTGAATGCCATCGCCATCATCTTCAACAACGATGGTATACCCGTACGGGGTCTCTTGGCCCATGACTCGTATCATGGTCATTTTCCCCCCGTGCATCTCGGCATTCTCGAAGAGATTGGCAAAGACCGTCCTCAGCAGGGGATCGGCATAGACCTCACAGGAAAGCAGGGAGTCATCGATGTCAACAATGCAATACCCTTCATCCATGCATACCGTCGTGACCGCGGCATGAAGGTTCTGCCACCGGGGCTTGTGCACCCCGATGTCCTGGTACTGCTGGGTGAACGAGATCTGGCTCCTGATGATCTCGCTTGACTGGATTGCTTTGGAAATGAGCCGGCGCTGCTCGGGATTTGCGATCTCCAGTTCAAGGAGCCCTAGTGCTCCAAGGAGCACGGTCAGCTGGTTGAGGATGTCGTGGCGCGTGATGTTCGAGAGTAGGTTCAGCTTCCGGTTCGATTCCTGCAATGCCTGCTTGATCCGCTTGCTTTCTGTGATGTCCCTGCCCACAGACTGGAATTCAATAATCCTGCCATTGGTATCGAAGATGGCGCGATCACTCCAGCGCTGCCATCGAATTTCACCGGAAGACATGATGATCCGGTTGTCAATGATGACAACGGGATTCTCTCTTGTGACCTTTTTCAGCTCTTCTTTAATCCGCTGGGCATCTTCCGCAGGGACGATCACGGGATGATGGCAACCAATGCACATCTGCCGGTCAAGGCCAAAATACCGGCAGTAGGCCTCGTTCACAAAGGTCAGCTTCCCGTCAGGGGTAAACCGGCAGATGAACTCGGTCTGGTCCTCGACGACATTCCGGTACCGCTCCTCGCTCCGGATAAGGTCTTCTTGGCTTTTTGCCAGTTCCTCGTAGTTCTGCCGGAGCTCCTCTTCGGTCGCAGCCAGCTGCTCGTATGCTGAGTGCAGTTCAACCTGACTCTTTGCAAGCTCTTCATAGTTCTGCCGGAGTTCCTCCTCGGTTGCTGCAAGGTGCTCATAGGTGATGTTCAGCTCATCATGGGCGCGCTTCAGTTTCTTCTCCGTCTCTTTTCTCTGCGTGATATCGCGGACAGATTCAATAGCACCGACAATCCTGCCTCCGGAATCGTAGAGGGGAGATGCCGTGAGCCAGAAATAGCCACCTTTCTCATCCGGGCGGGGCGGAGAATATGTCTCGACAATCAGCCGGTCCCCGCTCCGCCGCAGATCCGGATATGCTTTCTCCGGCTCCTCCTCTGCCCGGACGATACAGTCTGCAAGAGCGTGACCATGGTTCCCGTACAGGGGGATGGGCGAGGGAATATTCCCTTTTCCCAGGACCGCCGCGGGAGGGATGCCAGTCAGCTCCTCCATCATCCGGTTCCAGACAATGACATGGCCTTTCATATCGATGGCATAGGTCGCATCCGGCAGGAAATTGATCAGGTCTGCAAGCTGCTTTCGTGAGTCCTTGAGTTCATTGTGAACCCGCCTGCGATCTATCGCAGCCAGAATCTTGTAATCCAGTTCGGCAAACTGGGATTTTGGTTCCCCTCCCTTCTGGAGGTAAAAATCTGCCCCGCTGTTGAGGGCTTCGATCACAACTTCCTCGCGGCCCCTCCCCGTGAAGAGGATGAACGGGATGTCCCGGTACTGCTTGCGGATGATCCGGAGAAACTGGATCCCGTCGGTATCCGCCATCTGGTAATCCGATACGATGGCATCGTAGGGTCGGGCTTCGAGCTTTGTTATCGCTTCATCGACCGATTCTGCCACATCGACGTGGAAATGACCGGACTTTTCGAGATAAATCCTGCCGATATCAAGAAGAGCGGGTTCATCATCGACATATAATACCGAATACATCTGGGTTGCGGATCCTTCAGGATTATTGGCTGGATAAAAATTTATGTCCACCGATTCCCATCATATGGGCGGCGATAAATATTCATATTATAATAAGAAAAATTACCCCACGGAATAATGACGCTGATGCCCGGCAGCGTGATACCGGGCCTGGAGCATGAGAATGTGGGCACCGGATCTCAGGACCATCTTTTTGCTGATATGCCTGATAAACGCGTTTCTCGCGCTCATGATCCTAGTCTACTGGAAGACCCAGAAGACGTATGAGGGTCTTGCACTCTGGTCCCTCGGCATGCTCTTTCAGTCAGTTGCATATCTCCTCTTCATGTTGCAGGGGGCGGGCCCTGCACTCTTCACCATAATCCTTGCCAATGCGTTCAGTATGCTTGCCATCTTCCTGCGCATCGATGCTATCAGGAGGTTTTTCTGGTCCCGGTCAATGCCGGCCCAGTACTACCTTCTCATCCTTCCGATTCTCCTCCTCTATGGGTATTTCACATTCATTCTCGATTCCATGGTATGGCGGGCTGTCATATTAGCTGTCTTTATCGCACCTGCTCTTATTATTGCAGCGGCTCCCGCCATCCTGTCACGCCAGAAGGAAAACCGCATTATCCGGTATCTCTTTGCTGCCACCCTGACAGTACCTGTTGTGTTTCTGACAGCCCGTATAATTGCCTGGTTGCTAATCCCCGCACAGTACACGC includes these proteins:
- a CDS encoding hybrid sensor histidine kinase/response regulator → MYSVLYVDDEPALLDIGRIYLEKSGHFHVDVAESVDEAITKLEARPYDAIVSDYQMADTDGIQFLRIIRKQYRDIPFILFTGRGREEVVIEALNSGADFYLQKGGEPKSQFAELDYKILAAIDRRRVHNELKDSRKQLADLINFLPDATYAIDMKGHVIVWNRMMEELTGIPPAAVLGKGNIPSPIPLYGNHGHALADCIVRAEEEPEKAYPDLRRSGDRLIVETYSPPRPDEKGGYFWLTASPLYDSGGRIVGAIESVRDITQRKETEKKLKRAHDELNITYEHLAATEEELRQNYEELAKSQVELHSAYEQLAATEEELRQNYEELAKSQEDLIRSEERYRNVVEDQTEFICRFTPDGKLTFVNEAYCRYFGLDRQMCIGCHHPVIVPAEDAQRIKEELKKVTRENPVVIIDNRIIMSSGEIRWQRWSDRAIFDTNGRIIEFQSVGRDITESKRIKQALQESNRKLNLLSNITRHDILNQLTVLLGALGLLELEIANPEQRRLISKAIQSSEIIRSQISFTQQYQDIGVHKPRWQNLHAAVTTVCMDEGYCIVDIDDSLLSCEVYADPLLRTVFANLFENAEMHGGKMTMIRVMGQETPYGYTIVVEDDGDGIHNGDKQRIFQKGVGKHTGLGLFLVQEALGITGLTIREVGEYGRGARFEILVPKGSFRISAASHSRHYSAPPL